In Pecten maximus chromosome 10, xPecMax1.1, whole genome shotgun sequence, one genomic interval encodes:
- the LOC117335771 gene encoding uncharacterized protein LOC117335771 translates to MRSVLEMAALLVLFLGVLDTSLVLGQLGESPDVGPPVECSGNRYRTHDKNCVNCTECPPDLIVIKLCSPKTDTKCGPFLGFSFQESQRSQQVLPEDNAYNNKTLLKFDLVEKSDMEHWRQLAFSLIGVLCLLVVVATVIVFVTYARFLKYRQAKTRRQSISERGEMEGEYVVIHRRPSGYIPTSLEEFNQISEGSPVSPLLESLSHNNYHRGPDRYSRLPRRNNYRPQRRLLNEYVDDVFESDNSDGSRTSGVRGHLQTIPETPDGDV, encoded by the exons ATGAGAAGTGTACTTGAAATGGCTGCCCTGCTAGTCCTGTTCCTGGGCGTCCTGGACACGTCACTAGTGCTTGGACAGTTGGGAGAGTCACCTGATGTAGGACCTCCGGTAGAATGCAGCGGAAATCGCTATCGGACCCATGATAAAAACTGTGTCAACTGCACTGAATGTCCACCAGATCTGATCGTCATTAAATTGTGTTCTCCAAAAACAGACACAAAATGTGGGCCATTTTTAGGCTTTTCTTTCCAGGAATCACAAAGATCCCAGCAAGTGCTGCCAGAAGACAATgcatataataataaaacactgCTGAAGTTTGACCTCGTAGAGAAAAGTGACATGGAACATTGGCGCCAGTTGGCCTTCTCCCTCATAGGGGTATTGTGTTTACTGGTTGTGGTAGCTACTGTTATCGTATTTGTGACATACGCTAGATTTCTGAAGTATCGTCAGGCTAAGACACGGCGACAATCAATTTCAGAAAGAG GTGAAATGGAGGGGGAATATGTTGTTATACATCGACGTCCTTCTGGATACATCCCCACATCTTTAGAGGAGTTTAACCAGATCTCGGAAGGTTCACCTGTGTCGCCTCTCCTAGAAAGTTTGTCCCACAATAATTATCACCGGGGGCCTGACAGATACTCGAGACTGCCGCGCCGCAACAATTATCGCCCTCAGAGAAGACTTCTCAATGAGTATgttgatgatgtgtttgaatCAGATAATAGTGATGGGTCAAGGACATCTGGGGTCAGGGGACATCTACAGACAATTCCAGAGACACCCGATGGGGATGTCTAA
- the LOC117335773 gene encoding uncharacterized protein LOC117335773, whose protein sequence is MVFLRPSALDIVALVVTAVSVTLQYLAFFYPDWWSYRHVSSTSVVRTKTVGMYQTVECLPKCEIKSLVNIEGDYEWLFISRIFEVFACFLCIVALFLHLLYLPVRKEGVRSSAIYLLGAAGLFALGGAFVFAALYDSLSNDLAPGTASANFPFGINILTGFLHILASALTAVATVKAARQGGDIEEAYIV, encoded by the exons ATGGTGTTCTTGCGTCCATCTGCATTAGATATCGTCGCCCTGGTGGTGACTGCTGTCTCCGTGACACTACAATACCTGGCCTTCTTTTACCCTGACTGGTGGTCCTATAGACATGTCAGCTCCACTTCTGTCGTCAGAACCAAGACTGTGGGAATGTACCAGACAGTGGAGTGTCTCCcaaaatgtgaaataaaatctcTCGTAAACATCGAGGGAGATTATG AATGGCTGTTCATATCCAGGATATTTGAAGTGTTCGCCTGCTTTTTGTGTATTGTGGCACTATTTCTGCACTTGTTGTATCTCCCCGTAAGGAAAGAAGGAGTCCGATCGTCCGCCATTTATCTCCTTGGCGCGGCAG GTCTGTTCGCTCTTGGAGGCGCGTTCGTGTTCGCAGCCTTGTACGACTCCCTAAGTAACGATCTGGCACCAGGCACTGCCTCGGCTAACTTCCCATTCGGAATAAATATCCTTACTGGGTTTCTACACATACTGGCTTCAGCCTTGACGGCCGTCGCGACTGTGAAGGCAGCTAGACAAGGCGGGGACATTGAGGAAGCGTACATAGTCTAA
- the LOC117335895 gene encoding sporozoite surface protein 2-like: MAERSKPNTIPNNELVTRYPSKPNTIPNNELVTRYPSKPNTKPNNELVTRYPSKPNTIPNNELVTRYPSKPNTKPISNNELVTRYPSKPNTKPNNELVTRYPGKPNTIPNNELVTRYRGKPNTIPNNELVTRYPSKPNTIPNNELVTRYPSKPNTIPNNELVTRYPSKPNTIPNNELVTRYPSKPNTIPNNELVTRYPSKPNTKPISNNELVTRYPSKPNTIPNNELVTRYPSKPNTKPISNNELVTRYPSKPNTTPNNELVTRYPSKPNTISNNELVTRYPSKPNTIPNNELVTRYPSKPNTKPNNELVTRYPSKPNTIPNNELVTRYPSKPNTIPNNELVTRYPSKPNTIPNNELVTRYPSKPKHKT, encoded by the exons ATGGCCGAACGAAG TAAACCAAACACAATACCTAACAATGAACTGGTGACTCGCTATCCCAGTAAACCAAACACAATACCTAACAATGAACTGGTGACTCGCTATCCCAGTAAACCAAACACAAAACCTAACAATGAACTGGTGACTCGCTATCCCAGTAAACCAAACACAATACCTAACAATGAACTGGTGACTCGCTATCCCAGTAAACCAAACACAAAACctatatctaacaatgaactGGTGACTCGCTATCCCAGTAAACCAAACACAAAACCTAACAATGAACTGGTGACTCGCTATCCCGGTAAACCAAACACAATACCTAACAATGAACTGGTGACTCGCTATCGCGGTAAACCAAACACAATACCTAACAATGAACTGGTGACTCGCTATCCCAGTAAACCAAACACAATACCTAACAATGAACTGGTGACTCGCTATCCCAGTAAACCAAACACAATACCTAACAATGAACTGGTGACTCGCTATCCCAGTAAACCAAACACAATACCTAACAATGAACTGGTGACTCGCTATCCCAGTAAACCAAACACAATACCTAACAATGAACTGGTGACTCGCTATCCCAGTAAACCAAACACAAAACctatatctaacaatgaactGGTGACTCGCTATCCCAGTAAACCAAACACAATACCTAACAATGAACTGGTGACTCGCTATCCCAGTAAACCAAACACAAAACctatatctaacaatgaactGGTGACTCGCTATCCCAGTAAACCAAACACAACACCTAACAATGAACTGGTGACTCGCTATCCCAGTAAACCAAACACAATATCTAACAATGAACTGGTGACTCGCTATCCCAGTAAACCAAACACAATACCTAACAATGAACTGGTGACTCGCTATCCCAGTAAACCAAACACAAAACCTAACAATGAACTGGTGACTCGCTATCCCAGTAAACCAAACACAATACCTAACAATGAACTGGTGACTCGCTATCCCAGTAAACCAAACACAATACCTAACAATGAACTGGTGACTCGCTATCCCAGTAAACCAAACACAATACCTAACAATGAACTGGTGACTCGCTATCCCAGTAAACCAAAACACAAAACCTAA